From one Sphingomonas sp. BT-65 genomic stretch:
- a CDS encoding LysR family transcriptional regulator: MIDRYLLRYFLAVIDSGTFTAAAAQVNVSQPTLSAGIAKLERETGAKLFRRNSQRVELTEAGARFAVHARRIEREFNLAQASIGGLTAAGTLRLGVLSTLATADLAAFTARAAQTAPQLAIELVEGNAAALSQHLARGRIDLALTATHGEPGPEVKALRSEAYVLALPASHPLAGEAAVPGEALAGETMIVRRNCEALSETSRYFTRRGIRPFFALRTTNDDRALAMVAAGLGVTVIPASHRHDGVASPALLGFGLSRTLMLAWGDDTAAMQEAAAPIVTALRAQFGADSRGAHVM; this comes from the coding sequence ATGATCGACCGCTATCTGCTGCGCTATTTCCTTGCCGTCATCGATAGCGGGACGTTCACCGCGGCAGCGGCGCAAGTCAATGTCTCGCAGCCCACCCTCTCGGCGGGGATCGCCAAGCTCGAGCGGGAGACGGGTGCCAAATTGTTCCGCCGCAACAGCCAGCGGGTCGAGCTGACCGAGGCCGGCGCGCGCTTCGCGGTGCATGCCCGGCGGATCGAGCGCGAGTTCAACCTGGCGCAGGCGTCGATCGGCGGCCTCACCGCGGCAGGCACGTTGCGGCTGGGGGTGTTGAGCACGCTTGCCACCGCCGATCTCGCGGCGTTCACAGCGCGCGCTGCACAGACCGCGCCGCAGCTGGCAATCGAGCTGGTCGAAGGCAATGCCGCGGCGCTTTCGCAGCATCTCGCGCGCGGGCGTATCGACCTCGCGCTGACCGCGACGCATGGCGAGCCCGGACCCGAGGTCAAGGCGCTGCGCAGCGAAGCCTATGTGCTCGCGCTGCCTGCCTCGCATCCGCTGGCGGGCGAAGCGGCGGTCCCCGGCGAGGCGCTGGCGGGCGAGACGATGATCGTCCGCCGCAATTGCGAGGCGCTGTCGGAGACCAGCCGCTACTTCACCCGGCGCGGCATCCGGCCGTTCTTCGCGCTGCGCACGACCAATGACGACCGCGCGCTGGCGATGGTCGCGGCGGGACTGGGCGTGACCGTGATCCCGGCCTCGCACCGGCATGACGGCGTGGCGAGCCCGGCGCTGCTCGGCTTCGGCCTCTCGCGCACCCTGATGCTCGCCTGGGGCGACGACACTGCCGCGATGCAGGAGGCGGCGGCACCGATCGTGACGGCCTTGCGCGCGCAGTTCGGGGCTGACAGCCGTGGCGCGCACGTTATGTGA
- a CDS encoding isovaleryl-CoA dehydrogenase, giving the protein MPQMDFALGETAEMIRDTTQRFARERIEPLAARIDAEDWFPRDELWPAMGELGLHGITVDEEYGGLGLGYLEHVIACEEVSRASASIGLSYGAHSNLCVNQIRRWASPEQKAKYLPKLISGEHVGSLAMSEAGAGSDVVSMKLRAEHKGDRYVLNGTKFWITNAAYADTLVVYAKTGEGSRGITTFLIEKDMPGFSIGQKIDKMGMRGSPTAELVFDDCEVPEENVMGPLNGGVGVLMSGLDYERTVLAGIQLGIMQACLDVVLPYLRERKQFGQAIGSFQLMQAKVADMYVALNSARAYVYAVAQACDAGKTTRFDAAGAILLASENAFKVAGEAVQALGGAGYTKDWPVERFLRDAKLLDIGAGTNEIRRMLIGRELVGAA; this is encoded by the coding sequence CTGCCCCAGATGGATTTCGCGCTCGGCGAGACCGCGGAGATGATCCGCGACACCACCCAGCGCTTCGCGAGGGAGCGGATCGAGCCGCTCGCCGCGCGCATCGATGCCGAGGATTGGTTCCCGCGCGACGAGCTGTGGCCAGCGATGGGCGAGCTCGGCCTGCACGGCATCACCGTCGACGAGGAATATGGCGGCCTCGGCCTCGGCTATCTCGAGCATGTCATCGCGTGTGAGGAAGTGTCGCGTGCCTCCGCCTCGATCGGTCTCAGCTACGGCGCCCACTCGAACCTCTGCGTCAACCAGATCCGCCGCTGGGCGTCGCCGGAGCAGAAGGCGAAGTATCTGCCCAAGCTGATCTCGGGCGAGCATGTCGGCAGCCTCGCAATGTCCGAGGCCGGGGCGGGCAGCGACGTCGTCAGCATGAAGCTGCGCGCCGAGCACAAGGGCGACCGCTACGTCCTCAACGGCACCAAATTCTGGATCACCAACGCCGCCTATGCCGACACGCTGGTGGTCTATGCCAAGACCGGCGAGGGTAGCCGCGGCATCACCACCTTCCTGATCGAGAAGGACATGCCCGGCTTCAGCATCGGGCAGAAGATCGACAAGATGGGCATGCGCGGATCGCCCACCGCTGAGCTGGTGTTCGACGATTGCGAGGTGCCCGAAGAGAACGTCATGGGCCCGCTCAACGGCGGCGTCGGCGTGCTGATGTCGGGCCTCGATTACGAGCGCACCGTGCTCGCCGGCATCCAGCTCGGCATCATGCAGGCCTGCCTCGACGTGGTGCTGCCGTATCTGCGCGAGCGCAAGCAGTTCGGCCAGGCGATCGGCAGCTTCCAGCTGATGCAGGCCAAGGTCGCCGACATGTATGTCGCGCTCAACTCGGCGCGCGCCTATGTCTATGCGGTGGCGCAGGCGTGCGACGCGGGCAAGACCACGCGCTTCGACGCCGCGGGCGCGATCCTGCTCGCCAGCGAGAACGCCTTCAAGGTCGCGGGCGAGGCGGTGCAGGCGCTGGGCGGTGCGGGCTATACCAAGGACTGGCCGGTCGAGCGCTTCCTGCGCGACGCCAAGCTGCTCGACATCGGTGCCGGGACCAACGAGATCCGCCGCATGCTGATCGGCCGCGAGCTGGTGGGGGCGGCGTGA
- a CDS encoding carboxyl transferase domain-containing protein translates to MSAPILKSALSAEDESFHVNAAHNRALAEKLRADVALSALGGNAKSRERHTSRGKLLPRERVERLLDPGAPFLEIGQLAACDMYEGEVPGAGMIAGIGRVSGRQCMIVCNDATVKGGTYYPMTVKKHLRAQEIAEANRLPCIYLVDSGGANLPHQAEVFPDRDHFGRIFFNQANMSAKGIPQIACVMGSCTAGGAYVPAMSDESVIVRNQGTIFLAGPPLVKAATGEEISAEDLGGGDLHGRKSGVVDHVAENDEHALTIVRDIVSHLPRDRTPDIAIQDPRPPKFDAEELYGIVPTDVRAPYDVHEVIARLVDGSEFHEFKALYGSTLVCGFAHIWGIPVAILANNGVLFSESAVKGAHFIELACQRRIPLLFLQNISGFMVGGKYEAEGIAKHGAKLVTAVATASVPKVTVLIGGSFGAGNYGMCGRAYSPRFLFSWPNSRISVMGGEQAASVLATVHRDAETWSPEQAESFKAPIRQKYEDEGNPWHATARLWDDGIIDPAQTRDVLGLAFAACLNAPVEEGSRFGVFRM, encoded by the coding sequence GTGAGCGCTCCGATTCTGAAATCCGCGCTGTCGGCGGAGGACGAGAGTTTCCACGTCAATGCAGCGCACAATCGCGCCCTGGCGGAGAAGCTGCGCGCCGACGTCGCGCTGTCCGCGCTCGGCGGCAACGCGAAGAGCCGCGAGCGGCATACCTCACGCGGCAAGCTGCTCCCGCGCGAGCGGGTCGAGCGGCTGCTCGATCCCGGCGCGCCGTTCCTCGAGATCGGCCAGCTCGCCGCGTGCGACATGTACGAGGGGGAGGTGCCCGGCGCCGGCATGATCGCGGGTATCGGCCGTGTCTCGGGCCGCCAGTGCATGATCGTGTGCAACGACGCGACCGTGAAGGGCGGCACCTACTATCCGATGACCGTCAAGAAGCATCTGCGCGCGCAGGAGATCGCCGAGGCCAACCGCCTGCCGTGCATCTATCTGGTCGATTCAGGCGGCGCCAACCTGCCGCACCAGGCCGAGGTGTTCCCCGACCGCGACCATTTCGGCCGCATCTTCTTCAACCAGGCCAACATGTCGGCCAAGGGCATCCCGCAGATCGCCTGCGTGATGGGCAGTTGCACCGCGGGCGGCGCCTATGTCCCCGCCATGTCCGACGAAAGTGTGATCGTGCGCAATCAGGGCACGATCTTCCTCGCCGGCCCGCCGCTGGTAAAGGCCGCGACGGGCGAGGAGATTTCAGCCGAGGACCTGGGCGGTGGCGACCTCCACGGCCGCAAGTCGGGCGTGGTCGATCACGTCGCGGAGAATGACGAGCACGCGCTGACCATCGTCCGCGACATCGTCAGCCACTTGCCGCGCGATCGCACCCCGGACATCGCGATCCAGGACCCGCGCCCGCCCAAGTTCGACGCCGAGGAACTGTATGGCATCGTCCCGACCGACGTGCGCGCGCCCTACGACGTGCACGAGGTGATCGCGCGCCTCGTCGACGGCTCGGAGTTCCACGAGTTCAAGGCGCTATACGGCAGCACGCTCGTCTGCGGCTTCGCGCACATCTGGGGCATCCCCGTCGCGATCCTCGCCAATAACGGCGTGCTGTTCAGCGAGAGCGCGGTCAAGGGCGCGCACTTCATCGAGCTCGCCTGCCAGCGCCGCATCCCTTTGCTGTTCCTCCAGAACATCTCGGGCTTCATGGTCGGCGGCAAGTACGAGGCGGAGGGGATCGCCAAGCACGGCGCGAAGCTCGTGACGGCAGTCGCCACCGCCAGCGTACCCAAGGTCACCGTGCTGATCGGCGGATCGTTCGGTGCTGGCAATTACGGCATGTGTGGCCGCGCCTACAGCCCACGCTTCCTGTTCAGCTGGCCCAACAGCCGCATCAGTGTGATGGGCGGCGAGCAGGCGGCGTCGGTCCTCGCCACGGTCCACCGCGACGCTGAGACATGGTCGCCGGAGCAAGCCGAGTCCTTCAAGGCCCCGATCCGCCAGAAATACGAGGACGAGGGCAATCCCTGGCACGCGACGGCACGGCTATGGGACGACGGCATCATCGATCCGGCGCAGACGCGCGACGTGCTGGGGCTGGCCTTCGCCGCGTGTTTGAACGCGCCGGTGGAGGAGGGGTCGCGCTTCGGCGTGTTCCGGATGTGA
- a CDS encoding barstar family protein, protein MAMRVHLDGDLITTEAEFHSALRDASGIDWYGGNLDALFDLLVGVVDPPIELHWTSAERSRAAIGERFDRIVTVILDAVAERGADKLRFTLEAGQ, encoded by the coding sequence ATGGCGATGCGCGTGCATCTTGATGGAGACCTCATCACGACCGAAGCCGAATTTCATTCGGCGTTGCGCGATGCGTCCGGTATCGACTGGTATGGCGGTAATCTGGATGCGCTGTTTGACCTGCTGGTCGGTGTGGTTGACCCGCCGATCGAACTTCATTGGACAAGCGCTGAGCGGTCGCGGGCAGCGATCGGCGAGCGTTTCGACCGTATTGTCACCGTGATCCTCGACGCGGTCGCCGAACGTGGAGCCGACAAGCTCCGCTTCACACTGGAAGCCGGGCAATGA
- a CDS encoding acetyl/propionyl/methylcrotonyl-CoA carboxylase subunit alpha → MINSLLIANRGEIACRIIRTARQLGIRTVAVYSDADTNALHVRQADQAVHIGASPARESYLLGERIIAAAQETGAEAIHPGYGFLSENADFAEAVIAAGLIWVGPNPDSIRAMGLKDAAKKLMQDARVPVTPGYLGEDQSLERLQREAGRIGYPVLIKAVAGGGGKGMRRVDAAQQFADALAACQREAASSFGDDRVLIEKYILTPRHIEVQVFGDTHGNIVHLFERDCSMQRRHQKVIEEAPAPGMSKEARFAACEAAVKAARAVDYVGAGTIEFIADASHGLHADRIWFMEMNTRLQVEHPVTEAITGVDLVEWQLRVASGEPLPLRQEEIAINGHAVEVRLYAEDPARGFLPSTGKLEALDFAGTVRVDTGVEAGSTISPFYDPMIAKLVAHGEHRDDAIALLRADLSYLTVWPVRTNAGFLFRLLGDEGFVLGQLDTGLIERRGETLTIDPLPTAADLTYATAWFEQDLPDDTARMPRGLEGFRLNRAPATGRVVSVNGERVTFEADRGILASHFYPHARDGAALLVHGGATFRVSEARTDGAAGAAAGDGSILAPMPGRIVSVEVMEGQAVTAGQKLLVLEAMKMEQALTAPFDGTIETLNATPGAQVQVDALLVKVAKLP, encoded by the coding sequence ATGATCAACTCCCTCCTCATCGCCAATCGCGGCGAGATCGCGTGCCGCATCATCCGCACCGCGCGGCAACTCGGCATCCGCACTGTCGCGGTCTATTCGGACGCCGACACCAACGCGCTTCACGTGCGCCAAGCCGACCAGGCGGTGCATATCGGCGCTTCCCCCGCCCGCGAATCCTACCTGCTCGGCGAGCGCATCATCGCCGCCGCGCAGGAAACCGGCGCCGAGGCGATTCACCCCGGCTACGGCTTCCTCTCGGAGAACGCCGATTTTGCCGAGGCGGTGATCGCCGCCGGCCTGATCTGGGTCGGCCCCAATCCCGACAGCATCCGCGCGATGGGCCTCAAGGATGCCGCCAAGAAGCTGATGCAGGACGCTCGCGTCCCCGTCACCCCCGGCTATCTCGGCGAGGACCAGTCGCTCGAACGCCTGCAGCGCGAGGCCGGCAGGATCGGCTATCCCGTGCTGATCAAGGCGGTCGCGGGCGGCGGCGGCAAGGGCATGCGCCGCGTCGATGCTGCGCAGCAATTCGCCGACGCGCTCGCCGCGTGCCAGCGCGAGGCGGCCTCCTCGTTCGGCGACGATCGCGTGCTGATCGAGAAGTACATCCTCACCCCGCGCCATATCGAGGTGCAGGTGTTCGGCGACACCCATGGCAACATCGTCCACCTGTTCGAGCGCGACTGCTCGATGCAGCGCCGTCACCAGAAGGTGATCGAGGAAGCGCCCGCGCCGGGGATGAGCAAGGAGGCGCGCTTCGCGGCGTGCGAGGCGGCGGTGAAGGCCGCGCGCGCGGTCGACTATGTCGGCGCGGGCACGATCGAGTTCATCGCCGACGCGTCGCACGGCCTCCACGCCGACCGCATCTGGTTCATGGAGATGAACACGCGGCTGCAGGTCGAGCATCCGGTGACCGAGGCGATCACCGGGGTCGACCTGGTCGAATGGCAGCTCCGCGTCGCCTCGGGCGAGCCGTTGCCGCTGCGGCAGGAGGAGATCGCGATCAACGGTCATGCCGTCGAGGTGCGGCTCTATGCCGAGGACCCGGCGCGGGGTTTTCTGCCGTCGACCGGCAAGCTCGAGGCGCTCGACTTCGCCGGCACCGTCCGGGTCGATACCGGGGTGGAGGCAGGCTCGACGATCTCGCCCTTCTACGATCCGATGATCGCCAAGCTGGTCGCGCATGGCGAACATCGCGACGACGCGATCGCGCTGCTGCGCGCGGACCTGAGCTATCTCACGGTTTGGCCGGTGCGCACCAATGCCGGCTTCCTGTTCCGCCTGCTCGGCGACGAGGGTTTTGTGCTGGGCCAGCTCGACACCGGCCTGATCGAGCGGCGCGGCGAGACGCTGACCATCGATCCGCTGCCGACCGCGGCGGATCTCACTTATGCCACCGCGTGGTTCGAGCAGGATCTGCCGGACGACACGGCGAGGATGCCGCGCGGTCTCGAAGGTTTTCGTCTCAATCGCGCCCCAGCCACCGGGCGCGTGGTCAGCGTGAATGGCGAGCGCGTGACGTTCGAGGCGGATCGCGGCATCCTCGCGTCGCATTTCTACCCGCATGCGCGCGACGGCGCAGCGCTGCTGGTGCATGGCGGTGCGACCTTCCGAGTGAGCGAGGCTCGAACCGACGGCGCTGCTGGCGCCGCAGCCGGCGACGGCTCGATCCTCGCGCCGATGCCTGGCCGCATCGTCTCGGTCGAGGTGATGGAGGGGCAGGCGGTGACCGCCGGCCAGAAGCTGCTGGTGCTCGAAGCGATGAAGATGGAGCAGGCGCTCACCGCCCCGTTCGATGGCACGATCGAAACCCTCAACGCGACGCCGGGGGCGCAGGTCCAGGTCGACGCGTTGCTGGTGAAGGTGGCGAAGTTGCCGTGA
- a CDS encoding class II aldolase/adducin family protein produces the protein MATAAAPTTRVMSDAEWEARQQLAACYRVFDMLGWSEMIYNHITLKVPGEDHAFLINPFGLHFSEVKASNLVKIDIDGNKVDGSPYLVNRAGFVQHSVFHRHLPDVHCIMHTHTTAGMAVSSLEGGLQPINFYACNFAGQIAYHDFEGVTVRDEEGERLIAHLGDKRMMLLRNHGIVAMGRTLPEAFVKHWALQRACEIQLATLSMGKPLVVSDEVVAVHQRDLHMAQASIAPGAADFAAMVRLVDRTDKSWRE, from the coding sequence ATGGCCACCGCCGCCGCCCCAACGACCCGCGTCATGTCCGACGCCGAGTGGGAGGCGCGCCAGCAGCTCGCCGCCTGCTATCGCGTGTTCGACATGCTCGGCTGGTCCGAGATGATCTACAACCACATCACGCTGAAGGTGCCCGGCGAGGACCATGCCTTCCTGATCAACCCGTTCGGCCTGCACTTCAGCGAGGTGAAGGCGTCGAACCTGGTCAAGATCGACATCGACGGCAACAAGGTCGACGGCAGCCCCTATCTCGTCAACCGTGCGGGCTTCGTGCAGCATTCGGTGTTCCATCGCCATCTGCCCGACGTGCATTGCATCATGCACACCCACACCACCGCCGGCATGGCGGTGAGCAGCCTGGAGGGCGGGCTGCAGCCGATCAACTTCTACGCCTGCAACTTCGCCGGGCAGATCGCCTATCACGACTTCGAGGGCGTGACGGTGCGCGACGAGGAAGGCGAGCGGCTGATCGCGCATCTTGGCGACAAGCGCATGATGCTGCTGCGCAACCACGGCATCGTCGCGATGGGCCGCACCCTGCCCGAGGCGTTCGTCAAGCACTGGGCGCTGCAGCGCGCATGCGAGATCCAGCTGGCGACGCTGTCGATGGGCAAGCCGCTGGTGGTGTCCGACGAGGTGGTCGCGGTGCACCAGCGCGACCTGCACATGGCGCAGGCCTCGATCGCACCCGGGGCGGCGGACTTCGCGGCGATGGTGCGGCTGGTCGACCGCACCGACAAGAGCTGGCGGGAGTGA
- a CDS encoding ROK family protein, translating to MTDSRTWLAIETGGTKLLARLVRGDAVLAEERWPTTTPEAAEAALLGFVAERLRTGMVLNGAGMAAFGPIVVDPAAANYGEVLATPKPGWTGANLRAALERRLGVPVAVDTDVNAAALAERESGAGRGCASVAYVTVGTGLGAGLARAGGTLAGVLHPEMGHVPVLRLDGDSASSTCPFHLSCAEGMAAGPAVQARLAGGRLEDSPGDFAAIADYLGQLFATIVLAWSPHRIVAGGGVMAVPGLREAAAARMIAALGGYGVGEAALAPGFVRAPALEHAGLEGALLLAQQAAANPLRPATE from the coding sequence ATGACGGACTCGCGAACCTGGCTGGCGATCGAGACGGGCGGCACCAAGCTGCTCGCCCGGCTGGTCCGCGGCGACGCCGTGCTCGCGGAGGAACGCTGGCCCACCACCACGCCCGAGGCGGCGGAGGCGGCCCTGCTCGGCTTCGTCGCGGAGCGGCTGCGGACCGGGATGGTCCTGAACGGCGCAGGTATGGCGGCGTTCGGGCCGATCGTGGTCGATCCCGCCGCGGCCAATTATGGCGAGGTGCTCGCGACTCCCAAGCCCGGCTGGACCGGCGCCAACCTCCGTGCCGCGCTCGAACGCCGGCTGGGTGTGCCCGTCGCCGTGGATACCGACGTCAACGCTGCGGCGCTTGCCGAACGCGAGTCGGGCGCGGGCAGGGGGTGCGCCAGCGTCGCCTATGTCACGGTCGGCACCGGCCTCGGCGCCGGGCTCGCCCGTGCCGGCGGGACGCTCGCCGGCGTGCTGCATCCCGAGATGGGGCATGTTCCCGTGCTGCGGCTCGATGGCGACTCGGCCTCCAGCACGTGCCCCTTCCATCTCAGCTGCGCCGAGGGAATGGCGGCGGGCCCGGCGGTGCAAGCGCGGCTGGCGGGAGGGAGACTGGAGGACTCACCCGGCGATTTTGCCGCGATCGCCGACTATCTCGGCCAGCTTTTCGCGACCATCGTCCTCGCCTGGTCGCCGCATCGCATCGTCGCGGGCGGCGGGGTGATGGCCGTGCCGGGGCTGCGCGAGGCGGCGGCGGCGCGCATGATCGCTGCGCTCGGCGGCTATGGGGTGGGGGAGGCCGCGCTCGCGCCCGGATTCGTGCGCGCGCCGGCGCTCGAACATGCCGGCCTCGAAGGCGCGCTGCTCCTCGCCCAACAGGCCGCCGCAAACCCGTTGCGTCCGGCAACCGAATGA
- a CDS encoding TetR/AcrR family transcriptional regulator, which yields METLTAPAVKGRPREFCVDAALAAALRVFWSKGYEGASLNDLTEAMGITRPSLYAAFGNKEALFRKTLDLYEEEKLCYISKSLEQPTAREVARHLLCGSMENQTSKSEPHGCLGVISSVACGAEAECIRQEVLERGKVARRALVERLERARDEGDLPATADVEGLTSFIYAIMQGMAVQAGAGATRADLERLIDTSMAMWPSK from the coding sequence ATGGAAACCCTGACCGCCCCTGCCGTCAAAGGCCGTCCGCGCGAATTCTGCGTCGATGCCGCACTCGCCGCTGCGCTGCGCGTGTTCTGGAGCAAGGGCTATGAAGGCGCGTCGCTCAACGACCTGACCGAGGCGATGGGCATCACCCGGCCCAGCCTCTACGCCGCGTTCGGCAACAAGGAAGCGCTGTTCCGCAAGACGCTCGACCTCTACGAGGAAGAGAAGCTCTGCTACATCAGCAAGTCGCTGGAGCAGCCGACCGCGCGCGAGGTCGCGCGGCACCTGCTTTGCGGGAGCATGGAGAACCAGACCAGCAAGAGCGAGCCGCATGGCTGTCTCGGTGTGATCAGCTCGGTCGCGTGCGGGGCGGAGGCGGAATGCATCCGTCAGGAAGTGCTCGAGCGCGGCAAGGTCGCGCGCCGTGCGCTGGTCGAGCGGCTCGAACGCGCGCGGGACGAGGGCGATCTGCCCGCCACCGCCGATGTCGAGGGGCTGACCAGCTTCATCTATGCGATCATGCAGGGGATGGCGGTGCAGGCCGGCGCCGGCGCGACGCGTGCCGACCTCGAACGGCTGATCGATACCAGCATGGCGATGTGGCCGTCCAAATAA
- a CDS encoding efflux RND transporter periplasmic adaptor subunit, translated as MNMITRIEPVEDLPVRRRFRDWPLWQRASMVVLPLVAVGAGVGVFNRESPAIAAPPPPTVTVATPLTRELTEWDDHVGRFEASKSVEVRPRVSGAVTAVHFTDGAIVQKGQLLFTIDPRPFAAALNEARAGVAQAQSDLALADADLARASRLLAEDAVSKSDYDRLAARVRAARASLAAAQARVGGRALDVQFTQVRAPITGRISDRRVDAGNLVSTADAGGGTLLTTINALDPIYFTFDSSEALYLKTQRERTRSGAAAQQVEVRLQDESGYNWKGRVDFTDNGISAQSGTIRARAVIDNPDYFLAPGMFGNMRLTGGSPERALLVPDAAVRTDQARKVVFVVGKDGTVAAKQVTPGPRIGNLRTIRAGLAPTDKVVIQGLQMIQPGAKVTERVGKIEAPRSPVAPPSAPINEPAASQATIATR; from the coding sequence ATGAACATGATTACCCGTATCGAACCCGTTGAAGACCTTCCCGTGCGCCGCCGCTTCCGCGACTGGCCGCTGTGGCAGCGCGCCTCGATGGTCGTCCTGCCGCTCGTTGCGGTCGGCGCCGGCGTCGGCGTGTTCAATCGCGAGAGCCCGGCGATCGCCGCGCCGCCGCCGCCCACCGTCACCGTCGCCACGCCGCTGACGCGCGAGCTCACCGAATGGGACGACCATGTCGGCCGGTTCGAGGCATCGAAGAGCGTCGAGGTGCGTCCGCGCGTCTCGGGCGCGGTGACCGCGGTGCACTTCACCGACGGCGCGATCGTGCAGAAGGGGCAGCTGCTCTTCACCATCGATCCGCGCCCGTTCGCCGCCGCGCTCAACGAGGCGCGGGCGGGCGTCGCCCAGGCGCAGAGCGATCTCGCGCTCGCCGATGCCGATCTGGCGCGCGCCAGCCGGTTGCTCGCCGAGGATGCGGTGTCGAAGAGCGACTATGACCGGCTCGCCGCCCGCGTCCGCGCGGCGCGTGCCTCGCTCGCCGCGGCGCAGGCCCGGGTCGGCGGCCGTGCGCTCGACGTGCAGTTCACCCAGGTCCGCGCGCCGATCACTGGCCGCATCTCCGACCGCCGCGTCGATGCGGGCAACCTCGTCTCCACCGCCGATGCCGGCGGGGGCACGCTGCTCACCACGATCAACGCGCTCGACCCGATCTACTTCACCTTCGACAGCTCCGAGGCGCTCTACCTCAAGACGCAGCGCGAGCGGACCAGGTCGGGCGCCGCCGCGCAGCAGGTTGAGGTACGGCTGCAGGACGAGAGCGGCTATAACTGGAAGGGCAGGGTGGACTTCACCGACAACGGGATCAGCGCCCAGTCGGGTACGATCCGCGCGCGTGCGGTGATCGACAACCCGGATTACTTCCTCGCCCCCGGCATGTTCGGCAACATGCGCCTGACCGGCGGCTCGCCCGAGCGCGCGCTGCTCGTTCCCGATGCAGCGGTGCGCACCGATCAGGCGCGCAAGGTGGTGTTCGTGGTCGGCAAGGACGGCACGGTCGCCGCCAAGCAGGTCACGCCCGGGCCGCGCATCGGCAACCTCCGCACCATCCGCGCCGGCCTCGCGCCGACCGACAAGGTGGTGATCCAGGGGCTGCAGATGATCCAGCCCGGCGCCAAGGTGACCGAGCGCGTCGGCAAGATCGAGGCGCCGCGCTCTCCAGTCGCGCCACCGTCCGCGCCGATCAACGAACCCGCGGCCTCGCAGGCGACCATCGCCACGCGCTGA